A portion of the Nitratidesulfovibrio termitidis HI1 genome contains these proteins:
- a CDS encoding cob(I)yrinic acid a,c-diamide adenosyltransferase, with translation MLLIYTGNGKGKTSACVGQAIRALGQGLTVAFGQFMKRPGQAGEQEMLQRLLGERFRAGGKGFLRREEDRPAHRKAAQELLQWAEDTLPQVDMLVLDETLYALGYDIVTREEVEHLLELAEPQGRHLVLSGRGLPDWLAERADLVTEMNEVKHPWQKGVQATKGIEF, from the coding sequence ATGCTGCTGATATACACCGGCAACGGCAAGGGAAAGACATCCGCCTGCGTGGGGCAGGCCATCCGCGCCCTGGGCCAGGGGCTGACCGTGGCCTTCGGCCAGTTCATGAAACGCCCCGGACAGGCGGGCGAGCAGGAAATGCTGCAACGGTTGCTGGGCGAACGCTTTCGCGCCGGGGGCAAGGGCTTTCTGCGCCGAGAGGAAGACCGCCCCGCCCACCGCAAGGCCGCGCAGGAACTGCTGCAATGGGCGGAAGACACCCTGCCCCAGGTGGACATGCTGGTGCTGGACGAAACGCTGTACGCCCTCGGCTACGACATCGTGACCCGCGAAGAGGTGGAACACCTTCTCGAACTGGCGGAACCGCAGGGCAGGCACCTGGTGCTGTCCGGGCGCGGCCTGCCCGACTGGCTGGCCGAGCGGGCCGATCTGGTTACCGAAATGAACGAGGTGAAGCACCCGTGGCAGAAGGGGGTGCAGGCGACCAAGGGCATCGAGTTCTAG
- the amrS gene encoding AmmeMemoRadiSam system radical SAM enzyme translates to MLDARLWKPLPPSGDLDAAALPDADTARVQCRLCSHYCIIPGGGTGRCGVRVNRPDMPEPDTARPDTSGLGTSGPGVAHGNVPVGRLFTLVGDNVAAVNLDPVEKKPLFHFMPGTLTWSFGTMGCNLACSFCQNWSLSRPPAEEGVVRGQRVTPAKLVAEAKASGAASVSFTYSEPTIFFELMSDTADAARAAGLATIMVSNGFQSPECLAELEHRIDAANIDLKAFTEHFYASQCGARLKPVLHTLRTIARMGWWLEVTTLLIPGLNDAPDELRDMARFIRDELGPDVPWHLSRFHPAYQLTDRPPTPPATLERAWEIGQTEGLRFVYLGNMPGHPAESTHCPACGALFARREGFHTHLPASSRCARCGAAMPGVGWDTPEN, encoded by the coding sequence ATGCTCGATGCACGCCTCTGGAAGCCCCTGCCACCGTCCGGCGACCTCGACGCCGCCGCATTGCCGGATGCGGACACGGCGCGCGTGCAGTGCCGCCTGTGCAGCCATTACTGCATCATTCCTGGGGGCGGCACGGGCCGCTGCGGGGTGCGGGTGAATCGGCCAGACATGCCCGAGCCAGACACGGCTAGGCCAGACACCTCTGGACTAGGCACCTCTGGACCAGGCGTTGCGCACGGGAATGTCCCCGTCGGCAGGCTGTTCACCCTGGTGGGCGACAACGTGGCCGCCGTGAACCTGGACCCGGTGGAAAAGAAACCGCTGTTCCACTTCATGCCCGGCACGCTTACCTGGTCCTTCGGCACCATGGGCTGCAACCTGGCGTGCAGCTTTTGCCAGAACTGGTCGCTGTCGCGCCCGCCCGCCGAAGAAGGCGTGGTGCGCGGCCAGCGCGTCACACCGGCCAAGCTGGTGGCCGAGGCCAAGGCCAGCGGGGCTGCGTCGGTGTCGTTCACCTATTCCGAGCCCACCATCTTTTTCGAACTGATGAGCGACACGGCGGACGCGGCCCGCGCCGCCGGGCTTGCCACCATCATGGTCTCCAACGGGTTCCAGTCGCCGGAATGCCTTGCCGAACTGGAACACCGCATCGACGCGGCCAACATCGACCTGAAGGCGTTCACCGAGCATTTCTACGCAAGCCAGTGCGGCGCGCGACTGAAGCCGGTGCTGCACACACTGCGCACCATCGCCCGCATGGGCTGGTGGCTGGAGGTGACCACCCTGCTGATCCCCGGCCTGAACGACGCCCCGGACGAACTGCGCGACATGGCCCGGTTCATCCGCGACGAACTGGGCCCGGACGTGCCGTGGCACCTTTCGCGCTTTCACCCGGCCTACCAACTGACCGACCGCCCCCCCACCCCGCCCGCCACGCTGGAGCGGGCCTGGGAAATCGGCCAGACGGAAGGATTGCGCTTCGTCTATCTTGGGAACATGCCGGGCCACCCCGCCGAATCTACTCACTGTCCCGCCTGCGGCGCACTGTTCGCCCGGCGCGAGGGCTTTCACACCCACCTGCCCGCCTCGTCGCGGTGCGCCCGTTGCGGGGCCGCCATGCCCGGGGTGGGCTGGGATACCCCGGAGAACTGA
- the purM gene encoding phosphoribosylformylglycinamidine cyclo-ligase, translating into MSEDRSKAYTDAGVDINAGNALVSRIKSIVARTHTNGVISDIGGFGGLFKPDLAGMDEPVLVSSTDGVGTKLKCAFQFGKHDTVGIDLVAMSVNDILVQGARPLFFLDYFATGKLDVDVAASVISGVAEGCRRASCALLGGETAEMPEMYAPGEYDLAGFCVGLVDNTRIVDGSSIRVGDSIIGIASTGLHSNGYSLARKVLAQSGLNGADPLPGSDRTVAEVLLEPTAIYVDIVRSVMRDFDIKGMVHVTGGGFYDNIPRVLPATVEAHIDFGSWTVPPVFNWLLAQGNLTWPEMLQIFNCGIGYIMIVSPDVCDEVLGRVNAMHAQAWRIGSIGRRRDKTTEQVQVAF; encoded by the coding sequence ATGTCTGAGGACCGTTCCAAAGCCTACACCGATGCGGGGGTGGATATCAACGCCGGCAATGCCCTCGTGTCGCGCATCAAGTCCATTGTCGCCCGCACGCACACCAATGGTGTGATATCCGACATCGGCGGCTTCGGCGGCCTGTTCAAGCCGGATCTCGCGGGGATGGACGAACCGGTCCTTGTTTCCTCCACCGATGGCGTGGGCACCAAGCTGAAATGCGCCTTCCAGTTCGGCAAGCATGATACCGTGGGCATCGACCTGGTGGCCATGAGCGTCAACGACATTCTGGTGCAGGGCGCCAGGCCGCTGTTCTTCCTGGACTATTTCGCCACCGGCAAGCTGGACGTGGACGTGGCCGCCAGCGTCATTTCCGGCGTGGCCGAGGGCTGCCGCCGCGCAAGCTGCGCCCTGCTGGGCGGTGAAACCGCCGAAATGCCCGAAATGTACGCCCCCGGCGAATACGACCTGGCGGGCTTCTGCGTGGGCCTTGTGGACAACACGCGCATCGTGGACGGTTCGTCCATCCGCGTGGGCGATTCCATCATCGGCATTGCCTCCACCGGCCTGCATTCCAACGGATACAGCCTGGCCCGCAAGGTGCTGGCCCAAAGCGGCCTGAACGGCGCCGATCCGCTGCCCGGCTCGGACCGCACCGTGGCCGAGGTGCTGCTGGAACCCACCGCCATCTACGTGGACATCGTGCGCTCGGTGATGCGCGACTTCGACATCAAGGGCATGGTGCACGTGACAGGCGGCGGCTTCTACGACAACATTCCCCGCGTGCTGCCCGCCACGGTGGAAGCGCACATCGATTTCGGCTCGTGGACCGTGCCGCCGGTGTTCAACTGGCTGTTGGCCCAGGGCAACCTGACCTGGCCGGAAATGCTCCAGATCTTCAACTGCGGCATCGGCTACATAATGATCGTTTCGCCCGACGTGTGCGACGAGGTGCTGGGCCGCGTCAACGCCATGCATGCCCAGGCCTGGCGCATCGGCAGCATTGGCCGCCGCCGCGACAAGACGACGGAGCAGGTGCAGGTGGCTTTCTAG
- a CDS encoding radical SAM protein has protein sequence MASSNIRPHLVVADEHGEIYDHPDLLMVCRRGHEFALPRPDELMPLPDESELFLLPGRRAVGLDPETGEAVGMDELAVAAFAAPAHTLTAHPAYVSEADAPTLPLFAYGAVGFANGRFYVCAKRVDESNRQVFRGIHRKKVEQTARELMRRYPDNRLMQHLTAKCALTYSCPAARNLCLGRYEAPLPVSRACNARCVGCISQQEAGSRICATPQNRMAFTPTAAEIVEVMRHHARNEVTEPVFSFGQGCEGEPLTEAPLIEEAVRLFRAEGGRGTVNLNSNASLPDAVDRIAKAGLTSLRVSLNSAREASYNRYYRPHGYTLADVRESIATARRNGVFVSLNLLYFPGITDTEPELEALLDMIRTCGVSFIQLRNLNIDPEMYLELLEGIEFGPNMGLVNFRKRLRRECPWLGFGYFNPYLGDRGDLSERGVPMPGEWQPTPLVDLLRDAPEARPDARGPETTEDLSGVEDTEPDDADEGLPEGHLEAGPHEGVPDDDDQACGCED, from the coding sequence ATGGCCTCATCCAATATCCGCCCCCACCTTGTCGTTGCCGACGAACACGGCGAAATCTACGACCACCCGGACCTGCTGATGGTCTGTCGGCGCGGGCACGAATTCGCCCTGCCCCGCCCCGACGAACTGATGCCCCTGCCCGACGAGAGCGAACTGTTCCTGCTGCCGGGCCGCCGCGCCGTCGGGCTTGACCCGGAAACCGGCGAGGCCGTGGGCATGGACGAACTGGCCGTGGCCGCGTTCGCCGCGCCCGCGCACACCCTGACCGCACACCCCGCCTACGTCAGCGAAGCGGACGCCCCCACCCTGCCCCTGTTCGCTTACGGGGCAGTGGGCTTTGCCAACGGGCGCTTCTACGTCTGCGCCAAGCGGGTGGATGAATCCAACCGCCAGGTGTTCCGGGGCATCCACCGCAAGAAGGTGGAACAGACCGCCCGCGAACTGATGCGCCGCTACCCGGACAACCGGCTGATGCAGCACCTGACGGCCAAGTGCGCCCTTACCTATTCCTGCCCGGCCGCACGCAACCTGTGCCTTGGCCGGTACGAGGCCCCGCTGCCCGTCTCGCGCGCGTGCAATGCCCGCTGCGTGGGCTGCATCTCGCAGCAGGAGGCCGGGTCGCGCATTTGCGCCACGCCGCAGAACCGCATGGCCTTCACCCCCACGGCGGCGGAAATCGTGGAAGTGATGCGCCATCACGCCCGCAACGAAGTGACCGAGCCGGTCTTTTCCTTCGGGCAGGGCTGCGAGGGCGAACCGCTGACAGAGGCCCCGCTGATCGAGGAAGCGGTGCGCCTGTTCCGCGCCGAAGGCGGGCGCGGCACGGTGAACCTGAACTCCAACGCCTCGCTGCCGGACGCCGTGGACCGCATCGCCAAGGCGGGGCTTACCTCGCTGCGGGTCAGCCTGAACAGCGCCCGCGAAGCATCCTACAACCGTTACTACCGCCCGCACGGCTATACCCTGGCCGACGTGCGCGAAAGCATCGCCACCGCGCGGCGGAACGGGGTGTTCGTTTCGCTGAACCTGCTGTATTTCCCCGGCATCACCGACACCGAGCCGGAACTGGAAGCCCTGCTGGACATGATCCGCACCTGTGGGGTCAGCTTCATTCAGTTGCGCAACCTGAACATCGACCCGGAAATGTACCTGGAACTGCTGGAAGGCATCGAGTTCGGCCCCAACATGGGCCTGGTCAACTTCCGCAAACGGTTGCGCCGGGAATGCCCGTGGCTGGGTTTCGGCTATTTCAACCCCTACCTGGGTGACCGGGGGGACCTGAGTGAACGGGGCGTCCCCATGCCCGGTGAATGGCAGCCCACGCCGCTGGTCGACCTGCTGCGCGACGCGCCGGAGGCCCGGCCCGACGCGCGCGGCCCGGAAACGACGGAAGACCTGTCCGGTGTGGAAGACACCGAACCGGACGACGCCGACGAAGGCCTGCCCGAAGGTCACCTGGAAGCCGGTCCGCACGAGGGAGTTCCGGACGACGACGATCAGGCCTGCGGCTGCGAGGACTGA
- a CDS encoding glycosyltransferase family protein: MTGEHENRMPRLFWIGSPFFAQALRDQGWQVHAMDFQQVAVFGWEDIVREAGWEPDVVVVADKSRPPFVLGMESFPCLTVFYCVDSHIHSWYPLYVQAFDVCLMSLRDHIPLVAGRRLPDERIWWAPAFAKDADQPRPPAPEWDLLFVGTVDAARTPARHAFLQRLAQRLPGLHVTRGDYRALYPRGRLLLNYCEHGDLNFRVFEALGCGGCLVTPRIGHGLADLFEDGRDLLLYEPDDIDSLLDVVQPALADPERCARIAASGQARVDAAHRARHRARDFTQRLRGLPQGIVAERCAQADDIRRTHLRLIYLLLAEQMPSPLLRKAYLAAAR; the protein is encoded by the coding sequence ATGACTGGCGAACACGAAAACCGCATGCCCCGGCTGTTCTGGATCGGCAGCCCGTTCTTTGCGCAGGCCCTGCGCGACCAGGGCTGGCAGGTGCACGCCATGGACTTTCAGCAGGTGGCGGTGTTCGGCTGGGAAGACATCGTGCGCGAGGCTGGCTGGGAGCCGGACGTGGTGGTGGTGGCGGACAAGAGCCGCCCGCCCTTCGTGCTGGGCATGGAATCGTTCCCCTGCCTGACGGTGTTCTACTGCGTGGATTCGCACATCCACAGCTGGTACCCGCTGTACGTCCAGGCCTTTGACGTGTGCCTGATGAGCCTGCGCGACCACATTCCGCTGGTGGCCGGGCGACGCCTGCCCGACGAGCGCATCTGGTGGGCGCCCGCCTTCGCCAAGGACGCGGACCAGCCCCGCCCCCCCGCGCCGGAATGGGACCTGCTGTTCGTGGGCACCGTGGACGCGGCCCGCACCCCGGCGCGTCACGCCTTCCTGCAACGGCTGGCGCAGCGCCTGCCCGGCCTGCACGTGACCAGGGGCGATTACCGGGCGCTGTACCCGCGCGGACGCCTGCTGCTGAACTACTGCGAGCACGGCGACCTGAACTTCCGGGTGTTCGAGGCCCTGGGCTGCGGCGGCTGCCTGGTCACGCCGCGCATCGGCCATGGCCTTGCCGACCTGTTCGAGGACGGGCGCGACCTGCTGCTGTACGAACCGGACGACATCGACAGCCTGCTGGATGTTGTCCAGCCCGCGCTGGCCGATCCGGAACGGTGCGCGCGCATTGCCGCCAGCGGGCAGGCCAGGGTGGACGCCGCCCACCGGGCACGCCACCGGGCACGCGACTTCACCCAACGGCTGCGCGGACTGCCGCAGGGCATCGTGGCAGAGCGATGCGCCCAGGCCGACGACATTCGCCGCACCCACCTGCGCCTGATCTACCTGCTGCTGGCCGAGCAGATGCCTTCTCCCCTGCTGCGCAAGGCGTACCTGGCCGCAGCGCGCTGA
- the thiC gene encoding phosphomethylpyrimidine synthase ThiC, producing the protein MSILTRNTALAGVLDTHLAALAADEGLAPQTIRDGIEGGTMVLLGNPSHPSLRPLLVGQPSRVKVNANIGTSPLCNNPEREIEKLAAALAAGADTVMDLSIAGDLLAIRKGMLAACPLPLGTVPLYSVAQKYLDKGKDPAGMDPEELFAEIEMQAEQGVDFMTVHCGLTRRGAEWATEGGRVLGIVSRGGSILARWMRKNGKENPLLEQYDRILEIARRHNVTLSLGDGLRPGAGADAGDAAQWDEVMMLGRLAKAGLAEGVQCMIEGPGHVPMHEVEAQIVGIKKLTNNAPLYVLGPLTIDSSPGYDHIAGAIGGAIGVRAGVDFLCYLTPAEHLTLPTIEDVKAGVMASRIAAQAGEVALGRRHALEREAGMSQARMALDWDGMKRCALDPEMVDARRGEHRNEEECAMCGKFCAVKMLRDDPQGTL; encoded by the coding sequence ATGTCCATTCTTACCAGGAACACCGCGCTCGCGGGCGTTCTCGACACTCATCTGGCGGCCCTGGCCGCGGACGAGGGCCTTGCGCCCCAGACCATTCGCGACGGCATCGAAGGCGGCACCATGGTGCTGCTGGGCAATCCGTCGCACCCTTCGTTGCGCCCGCTGCTTGTCGGCCAGCCTTCCCGCGTGAAGGTCAACGCCAACATCGGCACCTCTCCCCTGTGCAACAATCCCGAACGTGAAATAGAAAAGCTGGCCGCCGCCCTGGCCGCCGGGGCCGACACCGTGATGGACCTTTCCATCGCGGGCGATCTGCTGGCCATCCGCAAGGGCATGCTGGCCGCCTGCCCGTTGCCGCTGGGCACCGTGCCGCTGTATTCCGTGGCCCAGAAGTATCTGGACAAGGGCAAGGATCCTGCGGGGATGGACCCGGAAGAACTGTTCGCCGAAATCGAGATGCAGGCGGAGCAGGGCGTGGACTTCATGACCGTGCACTGCGGCCTGACCCGGCGCGGCGCCGAATGGGCCACCGAGGGCGGGCGCGTGCTGGGCATCGTCTCGCGCGGGGGCTCCATCCTGGCCCGCTGGATGCGCAAGAACGGCAAGGAAAACCCCCTGCTGGAACAGTATGACCGCATCCTTGAGATCGCCCGCAGGCACAACGTCACCCTGTCGCTGGGCGACGGCCTGCGCCCCGGCGCAGGGGCCGACGCGGGCGACGCCGCCCAGTGGGACGAGGTGATGATGCTGGGTCGCCTGGCCAAGGCGGGTCTGGCCGAAGGCGTGCAGTGCATGATCGAGGGCCCCGGCCACGTGCCCATGCACGAGGTGGAGGCGCAGATCGTCGGCATCAAGAAGCTGACCAACAACGCCCCGCTGTACGTGCTGGGCCCCCTGACCATCGACAGTTCGCCGGGGTACGACCACATCGCCGGGGCCATCGGCGGGGCCATCGGCGTGCGTGCCGGGGTGGACTTTTTGTGCTACCTCACCCCCGCCGAGCACCTTACCCTGCCCACCATCGAGGACGTGAAGGCCGGGGTGATGGCCTCGCGCATCGCCGCGCAGGCTGGCGAGGTGGCCCTTGGCCGCCGCCACGCGCTGGAGCGCGAGGCGGGCATGTCGCAGGCCCGCATGGCCCTTGACTGGGACGGCATGAAGCGCTGCGCGCTGGACCCGGAAATGGTGGATGCCCGCCGTGGCGAGCACCGCAATGAAGAGGAATGCGCCATGTGCGGCAAGTTCTGCGCCGTGAAGATGCTGCGCGACGACCCGCAGGGCACGCTGTAG
- a CDS encoding EAL domain-containing protein yields the protein MKAGAAEETASPPADGERTMGDEAADNAASRAAPWWRPLTAAFADVTERVADLPVVIAVQRALALVLPLVTVGAFALMMRHTPFPLLRRALDALFGPAWITMGDALISGTFGVASLAVLCAFSGTMAMVYNQRRGGQFVSPVMSAIVVLACFFVVTNPANDMPWRDMFSMDRGLLLAFIVSVGGSGLFLRLSDVKRLQLPLEAVGHDPVVRDILTVMPAGMLTIVIFGLLRVGLVEGGIPDLHAALRAAMTRPFLEGGNTLGLGLLYTGLSQVLWFFGAHGPNLLFPIEDAIFAPAGLANATALAAGQAPPFVLTKTFFDVFTRMGGSGSTLCLIAAILYASRDSGTRRLALVALLPALCNVNEPLLFGLPMVMNPVYLIPFLLVPLAQTTAAHAATLLHLVPYTLPDVVWTTPPLLNGYAATGSVAGSLMQAVNLGLGMALYLPFVRATDALRERHGRHILAELLRTANSSEVGPGGRKCIGRPGEEGRLAASLANDLSAAMGRNGEVFLEYQPQIGVDGRPHGAEALLRWRHPAYGRIAPPITVALAEDTGIIDRLGMFVLHRACARRVAWAGQVPDGFVMSVNVAPRQLLNPRFDRDVLDVLARTGLAPHLLELELTESTVLLPDTRTVKALRRLRAAGVRVAIDDFGMGHASLRYLRDFPVDTVKIDRSLTEASHGDINEHIVRSIVELARSLDITTVVEGVERREQFERFVALGCQVFQGYLFSRPVSAAQCLEVVAGWDGIAAAPERAAPDRETGA from the coding sequence ATGAAGGCGGGCGCCGCCGAAGAAACCGCTTCCCCGCCCGCGGACGGGGAGCGGACCATGGGGGACGAGGCCGCCGACAACGCGGCCAGCCGTGCCGCGCCGTGGTGGCGACCACTGACGGCGGCCTTTGCCGACGTGACCGAGCGCGTGGCCGACCTGCCCGTGGTCATCGCGGTGCAGCGCGCCCTGGCCCTGGTGCTGCCGCTGGTCACGGTGGGCGCCTTTGCGCTGATGATGCGCCACACGCCCTTCCCCTTGCTGCGCCGGGCACTGGACGCGCTGTTTGGCCCCGCGTGGATCACCATGGGCGACGCCCTGATTTCCGGCACCTTCGGCGTCGCCTCGCTGGCGGTGCTGTGCGCCTTCAGCGGCACCATGGCCATGGTCTACAACCAGCGGCGCGGCGGGCAGTTCGTCAGCCCGGTCATGTCCGCCATCGTCGTGCTGGCCTGCTTCTTCGTGGTCACCAACCCGGCCAACGACATGCCCTGGCGCGACATGTTCTCCATGGACCGGGGCCTGCTTCTGGCGTTCATCGTTTCCGTCGGCGGATCGGGGCTGTTCCTGCGCCTGTCGGACGTGAAGCGCCTGCAACTGCCGCTGGAGGCCGTGGGCCACGACCCGGTGGTGCGCGACATCCTGACCGTCATGCCCGCGGGCATGCTGACCATCGTCATCTTCGGCCTGCTGCGCGTGGGGCTGGTGGAAGGCGGCATCCCCGACCTGCATGCGGCCTTGCGCGCCGCCATGACCCGGCCCTTTCTGGAGGGTGGCAACACCCTGGGGCTCGGCCTGCTGTACACGGGTCTGTCGCAGGTGCTGTGGTTCTTCGGGGCGCATGGCCCCAACCTGCTGTTTCCCATAGAAGACGCCATCTTCGCCCCCGCCGGGCTGGCCAATGCCACGGCGCTGGCGGCGGGGCAGGCGCCGCCGTTCGTGCTGACCAAGACCTTTTTCGACGTGTTCACGCGCATGGGTGGGTCGGGGAGCACCCTGTGCCTCATCGCCGCCATCCTGTACGCCAGCCGCGACAGCGGCACCCGCAGGCTGGCCCTGGTGGCCCTGCTGCCCGCGCTGTGCAACGTCAACGAACCGCTGTTGTTCGGCCTGCCCATGGTCATGAACCCGGTGTACCTGATCCCCTTCCTGCTGGTGCCGCTGGCGCAGACCACCGCCGCCCATGCGGCCACCCTGCTGCATCTGGTGCCGTACACCCTGCCCGACGTGGTCTGGACCACCCCGCCCCTGCTCAACGGGTACGCGGCCACGGGTTCCGTGGCGGGGTCACTGATGCAGGCCGTCAACCTGGGCCTCGGCATGGCCTTGTACCTGCCCTTCGTGCGGGCAACCGACGCCCTGCGCGAACGGCACGGCAGGCACATCCTGGCGGAACTGCTGCGCACCGCCAACAGCAGCGAGGTGGGGCCGGGCGGACGCAAGTGCATCGGCCGCCCCGGCGAAGAAGGGCGTCTTGCCGCCTCGCTGGCCAACGATCTGTCCGCCGCCATGGGCCGCAACGGCGAAGTGTTTCTGGAGTACCAGCCCCAGATCGGGGTGGATGGCCGCCCGCACGGGGCCGAGGCGCTGCTGCGCTGGCGCCACCCCGCTTACGGACGCATCGCGCCGCCCATCACCGTGGCCCTGGCGGAAGACACCGGCATCATCGACCGGCTGGGCATGTTCGTGCTGCACCGCGCCTGTGCCCGCCGCGTGGCGTGGGCGGGGCAGGTGCCCGACGGCTTCGTCATGTCGGTCAACGTGGCGCCGCGCCAGTTGCTGAACCCGCGCTTCGATCGTGACGTGCTGGACGTGCTGGCACGCACCGGCCTTGCCCCGCACCTGCTGGAACTGGAACTGACCGAATCCACCGTGCTGCTGCCCGACACGCGCACCGTCAAGGCCCTGCGCCGCCTGCGCGCGGCCGGGGTGCGCGTGGCCATCGACGACTTCGGCATGGGGCACGCATCGCTGCGCTACCTGCGCGATTTTCCCGTGGACACGGTCAAGATCGACCGCTCGCTCACCGAGGCCAGCCACGGGGACATCAACGAACACATCGTGCGCAGCATCGTGGAACTGGCCCGCAGCCTGGACATCACCACCGTAGTGGAAGGGGTGGAACGACGGGAACAGTTCGAGCGTTTCGTCGCTCTGGGGTGCCAGGTCTTTCAGGGGTATCTGTTCAGCCGCCCGGTGAGTGCCGCCCAATGCCTGGAAGTGGTGGCCGGATGGGACGGCATCGCGGCTGCGCCGGAGCGGGCCGCCCCAGACCGCGAGACGGGGGCCTAG
- a CDS encoding D-2-hydroxyacid dehydrogenase: MRIVVLDGYTLNPGDNPWDAVAALGELTVYDRTPREAIRERAAGAHMVLTNKTQLDADTIAALPDLAYIGVLATGYDVVDVRAAAARSIPVCNVPGYGTDAVAQHVFAFLLELCRRIARHDASVKVGNWSANKDWCFWETTQIELTGKTMGIVGFGNMGKRVGQIANAFGMKVLAYSPNTRTMPGYEPFAYVSLDELFARSDVVTLHCPLTDATRGMVNRVRLASMKQGAILINTARGPLLDEAAVAAALNDNHLGGLGVDVVAVEPIRPDNPLLTAKNCLITPHLAWATLTARQTLMRVTADNIRAFLAGAPANVVNAPKA; the protein is encoded by the coding sequence ATGCGTATCGTCGTACTGGACGGCTACACCCTGAACCCCGGCGACAACCCGTGGGACGCCGTTGCCGCGCTCGGCGAACTGACCGTGTACGACCGCACCCCGCGCGAGGCCATCCGGGAACGTGCGGCGGGCGCGCACATGGTGCTGACCAACAAGACCCAGCTGGATGCCGACACCATCGCGGCACTGCCCGACCTGGCCTACATCGGGGTGCTGGCCACGGGGTACGACGTGGTGGACGTCCGCGCCGCCGCCGCGCGCTCCATCCCGGTCTGCAACGTGCCCGGCTACGGCACCGACGCCGTGGCCCAGCACGTGTTCGCCTTTCTGCTGGAACTGTGCCGCCGCATTGCCCGGCACGACGCCAGCGTGAAGGTGGGAAACTGGAGCGCCAACAAGGACTGGTGCTTCTGGGAAACCACCCAGATCGAACTGACCGGCAAGACCATGGGCATCGTGGGCTTCGGCAACATGGGCAAGCGCGTGGGGCAGATCGCCAACGCCTTCGGCATGAAGGTGCTGGCCTATTCGCCCAACACCCGCACCATGCCGGGGTACGAGCCGTTCGCCTACGTATCTCTTGACGAACTTTTCGCCCGGTCCGACGTGGTCACCCTGCACTGCCCGCTCACCGACGCCACGCGCGGCATGGTCAACCGGGTGCGCCTGGCCTCCATGAAGCAGGGGGCCATCCTCATCAACACCGCGCGCGGCCCCCTGCTGGACGAGGCCGCCGTGGCTGCCGCCCTCAACGACAACCATCTGGGCGGCCTTGGCGTGGACGTGGTGGCGGTGGAACCCATCCGTCCGGACAACCCGCTGCTGACGGCCAAGAACTGCCTGATCACCCCGCACCTGGCCTGGGCCACCCTGACCGCGCGCCAGACCCTGATGCGCGTCACGGCGGACAACATCCGCGCCTTCCTGGCCGGTGCGCCCGCCAACGTGGTGAATGCGCCCAAGGCGTAA